One region of Schistocerca gregaria isolate iqSchGreg1 chromosome 7, iqSchGreg1.2, whole genome shotgun sequence genomic DNA includes:
- the LOC126281693 gene encoding keratin, type I cytoskeletal 9-like, translating to MAAATATRVAAATTALVLLLSCAAAAQELVEDMQMVSSGQREHYVHKDGGDHGTVGYLRTKDSRGDDGYKKFDSFHKKDGDSYGYEHHTSYGKAGGGESGGSHGDSGSYSQGDHHGAGSEHYLRAIDGGDSYDHGGEHYETLGGDYGGGHSAHYSSGGGSEGHYGGAGHYESGGDGDGGHHYSEHYYSSGDDGGHYTGGEGGHYTGGEGGHY from the exons ATGGCGGCTGCTACGGCAACCAGAGTCGCTGCTGCGACAACGGCACTTGTGCTGCTCCTAAGCTGTGCAGCAGCTGCGCAGGAGCTGGTCGAGGACATGCAG ATGGTGTCGTCGGGTCAGCGAGAGCACTACGTGCACAAGGACGGCGGCGACCACGGCACCGTCGGATACCTGCGCACCAAAGACAGCCGCGGCGACGACGGCTACAAGAAGTTCGACAGCTTCCACAAGAAGGACGGCGACTCGTACGGCTACGAGCACCACACGTCGTACGGCAAGGCGGGCGGCGGGGAGTCGGGCGGCTCGCACGGCGACAGCGGCTCCTACAGCCAG GGTGACCACCACGGCGCCGGATCGGAGCACTACCTGCGCGCCATCGACGGCGGCGATTCGTACGACCACGGCGGCGAGCACTACGAGACCCTCGGCGGCGACTACGGCGGCGGCCACTCGGCCCACtacagcagcggcggcggcagcgagggTCACTACGGCGGCGCCGGTCACTACGAGTCCGGCGGTGACGGCGACGGCGGCCACCACTACAGCGAGCACTACTACTCGAGCGGTGACGACGGCGGTCACTACACAGGCGGAGAAGGCGGCCACTACACAGGCGGAGAAGGCGGCCACTACTGA